From Nitrospirota bacterium, one genomic window encodes:
- a CDS encoding amidohydrolase family protein translates to MGKEEVDFVIKGDYVLTMTDTGGPLSGGAVAVRDGVIVDVGLSAAIEGRYLPEEVLGGSGKAVMPGLVNTHTHAAMVYFRGMADDLPLRVWLEDNIWPAEARWLSPDFVRDATELACLEMLKAGVTLYNDMYFFEDASAEGIKRLGMRAVLGAGILDFPTATAQNTAEYFDRAEDFIKRWIGDELITPSIAPHAPYTCSPGTYRRALDIGEKYNIPVHTHLCETRWEVEEIKKLYGKTPIEHLDSHGLLNARVVAAHCVWPTVREIEILAERGVSVSHCLESNLKLASGIAPVVKMLDAGVRVAFGTDGAASNNDLDVMSEMSTAAKLHKAVSDDPTALSARTALLMATRRGAEALGLGDRLGSLEKGKLADIVIIDLNKPHLAPIYNIYSHLVYSAKASDVESVMVNGRLLVNGHQLNITQEDEIIYKAGQWKDRIVSATS, encoded by the coding sequence ATGGGTAAGGAAGAGGTCGATTTTGTTATAAAGGGTGACTACGTTCTGACCATGACGGATACCGGGGGGCCTTTGTCCGGCGGTGCTGTGGCTGTAAGGGACGGGGTTATTGTTGATGTTGGGCTGTCGGCAGCTATAGAGGGCAGATATTTACCGGAAGAAGTCCTTGGCGGCAGTGGTAAGGCAGTAATGCCGGGTCTTGTCAACACCCATACCCATGCTGCCATGGTATATTTCAGGGGAATGGCTGATGACCTTCCTCTCAGGGTCTGGCTTGAGGATAACATATGGCCTGCAGAGGCCAGGTGGCTGAGCCCTGATTTTGTCAGGGATGCAACTGAACTGGCCTGCCTTGAGATGCTGAAGGCAGGTGTGACACTTTACAATGATATGTATTTTTTTGAGGATGCCTCTGCTGAGGGGATAAAGAGGCTCGGGATGAGGGCTGTTCTTGGAGCCGGCATTCTGGATTTTCCGACTGCTACTGCTCAGAATACTGCGGAGTATTTTGACAGGGCTGAGGATTTTATAAAGAGATGGATTGGAGATGAACTTATCACCCCCTCTATTGCACCGCATGCCCCCTATACCTGCAGTCCCGGGACATACCGGAGGGCTCTTGATATAGGGGAGAAATACAACATTCCTGTTCATACGCACCTCTGTGAAACCCGCTGGGAGGTGGAAGAAATAAAAAAGCTTTACGGCAAGACCCCAATTGAGCACCTTGATTCCCATGGACTGCTCAATGCGCGTGTTGTTGCCGCCCATTGTGTCTGGCCCACAGTGCGAGAGATAGAGATACTCGCTGAACGTGGTGTAAGCGTGTCGCACTGCCTTGAGAGCAACCTCAAGCTTGCCTCGGGTATTGCCCCGGTGGTAAAGATGCTTGACGCGGGAGTAAGGGTTGCCTTTGGCACTGATGGTGCAGCCAGCAACAATGACCTTGATGTGATGAGTGAGATGTCAACAGCGGCAAAACTGCACAAGGCAGTCTCTGACGACCCCACTGCACTCTCTGCCCGTACCGCCCTGTTGATGGCCACCCGCCGGGGTGCGGAAGCCCTTGGCCTTGGGGATCGGTTAGGGAGTCTTGAAAAGGGTAAACTTGCCGATATAGTGATAATTGACCTTAACAAACCCCATCTTGCCCCAATTTATAATATCTATTCCCACCTTGTATATTCAGCAAAGGCCTCTGATGTGGAGAGCGTGATGGTTAACGGCAGATTACTTGTAAATGGTCATCAATTAAACATCACGCAGGAAGATGAGATAATTTATAAGGCCGGGCAGTGGAAAGACAGGATTGTGTCTGCGACAAGCTGA
- a CDS encoding flagellar hook protein FlgE — translation MLTALFSAISGLNANGTSLSVIGDNVANMNTIGFKASRVAFGDVLSQTITGTSGNSQIGRGVIVSDISPLFTQGSFEATASALDMAIDGDGFFMVKEDNTNFYTRAGQFTLDKDGYLVTTDNLRVQGYLYDAGGSATGVVGDISVASLNSAPQPTANAEFSVNLDSRDAVTGPFDLTNTADTSNFSTSLTIYDSLGNDHLLTTYFTKTAANQWETNVVTVTDPATDPPTYSIVETQALQFDDTGGLIIPDPPEFTATFDFSPWGATGAQSVTFDIADMSQYGSTSATVFLSQDGFTAGSLKTLSVSEDGTITGIFTNGQTKPVARLSLAKFTAPTELTKIGRNLYAESFSSGQPIIGEPGTAGIGRVLSASLELSNVDLAEEFIKMIAAQRGFQANSRIITTTDDLLQEVVNLKR, via the coding sequence ATGTTAACCGCCCTTTTTTCAGCAATAAGCGGACTTAATGCAAACGGGACTTCTTTATCGGTAATAGGTGACAATGTTGCAAACATGAACACAATTGGTTTCAAGGCAAGCAGGGTAGCCTTTGGTGATGTCCTGAGCCAGACCATTACAGGGACCTCAGGCAACTCACAGATTGGAAGAGGCGTAATAGTGAGTGATATCTCCCCCCTCTTCACACAGGGTTCTTTTGAGGCAACGGCAAGTGCACTTGACATGGCAATTGACGGCGATGGGTTCTTCATGGTCAAGGAGGATAATACAAACTTTTACACAAGGGCCGGTCAGTTCACCCTTGACAAGGATGGATATCTCGTAACAACCGATAATCTGAGGGTTCAGGGTTACCTCTATGACGCAGGAGGCAGTGCTACAGGTGTGGTAGGTGACATCTCGGTTGCGTCCCTCAACAGTGCACCACAGCCAACAGCTAACGCCGAATTCTCGGTAAACCTCGACTCAAGGGATGCAGTGACAGGCCCCTTTGACCTTACGAACACGGCCGACACATCCAACTTCTCCACCTCCCTGACGATCTACGACAGCCTCGGCAATGACCATCTACTGACCACATATTTCACGAAAACAGCCGCAAACCAGTGGGAGACAAACGTTGTTACAGTTACCGACCCGGCAACCGATCCCCCTACATACTCCATAGTTGAGACACAGGCCCTTCAGTTTGACGATACCGGGGGCCTCATAATCCCCGACCCGCCGGAATTTACAGCCACCTTTGACTTTTCTCCCTGGGGTGCAACCGGCGCACAGAGCGTCACGTTTGACATAGCCGACATGAGCCAGTATGGTTCCACCTCTGCCACGGTCTTTCTCAGTCAGGACGGCTTCACTGCCGGTTCACTCAAGACACTCAGCGTATCAGAGGACGGCACCATCACAGGGATATTTACAAACGGACAGACAAAACCGGTAGCCCGTCTTTCCCTCGCAAAGTTTACTGCCCCAACGGAATTGACCAAGATAGGCAGAAACCTCTACGCCGAATCCTTTTCATCAGGACAGCCGATAATAGGAGAGCCCGGCACAGCCGGAATCGGCAGGGTACTGAGTGCCTCTCTTGAGCTGAGCAATGTTGACCTTGCAGAGGAGTTTATAAAAATGATAGCTGCACAGAGGGGTTTTCAGGCAAACTCAAGGATAATCACGACCACTGACGACCTCCTTCAGGAGGTTGTAAACCTGAAGAGATAG
- a CDS encoding flagellar hook assembly protein FlgD: MNPVTGTVGKDDFLRLFTTQLRYQSPLNPMDSTDFTAQLAQFSSLEQLISMGDTLDGILSYQDSLNNALATNLMGKMVRVEGNRVNLKGSAAISYQVSQNVEKMTLNINNSSGEVVKTIEFGKQPAGDNKYTWDGTDNNGNPLPDGFYTVNFTAADGNGNSVPVSTETLSMVTGISFEDGITYLELDNDSRVSLGEIKEIWEGGV, translated from the coding sequence ATGAATCCAGTGACAGGAACAGTTGGAAAGGACGATTTCCTAAGGTTATTTACTACCCAACTGAGATACCAGAGCCCGCTAAACCCTATGGACAGCACCGACTTTACTGCACAACTTGCACAGTTCAGTTCACTTGAACAACTTATAAGTATGGGAGACACCCTTGATGGCATCCTCTCTTATCAGGACTCCCTTAATAATGCCCTTGCCACAAACCTTATGGGTAAAATGGTAAGGGTAGAGGGCAATCGTGTAAACCTGAAGGGTTCTGCGGCGATCTCCTATCAGGTCTCACAGAACGTGGAAAAGATGACCCTGAACATCAACAACTCCTCTGGTGAGGTAGTCAAAACCATCGAATTCGGGAAACAGCCTGCCGGTGACAATAAATATACCTGGGACGGAACGGACAACAACGGCAATCCCCTCCCCGACGGCTTCTATACGGTAAACTTCACTGCCGCTGACGGTAACGGCAATTCCGTGCCTGTCTCCACAGAGACACTGTCAATGGTTACAGGCATCAGCTTTGAGGACGGTATCACTTATCTTGAACTTGACAACGACTCGAGGGTTTCCCTCGGTGAGATTAAAGAAATATGGGAAGGAGGTGTTTAA
- a CDS encoding flagellar hook-length control protein FliK, which yields MKRQGFIRPEGLPGPGISLAIHNDVMLLPSINIVPGTSDTEKKGPSSGEKGVDSATAFSVFLPFFMSTISTPNPENALGGRNSAESGGIALTPDTTGQQQTGIREKQSPVLSDIIKAALGADATQGRENSQDKTGVTDTPNPANIIGKAGNKAQETSAETTTEDGKATTTTSLPTQKELPGTNASNAIYKLKPANPEEPALINNTTGRQRTPPKTEVEVPGKNNATPGKAASVNPMLNGKTPEDASGLEPGLHQNRKDTDISSRTENRPNNENSFLFQKIDIPETESQHLNRNSSPHKTGETILSEKLPETSGTQINKATPTHKNPSIELTIEPEGLGKIDIEVSVHDGEVRAELGVEKLKSLMDLQNNMPQLFDSLAKVGLTPGGFSLFLKNRGNKKWMKAQYNQKTIKDIAINPQKSNHGNQSLYTVSIRV from the coding sequence TTGAAAAGACAGGGTTTTATCCGGCCGGAAGGTCTGCCCGGGCCTGGCATATCACTTGCTATACATAACGACGTAATGCTGCTTCCATCGATAAACATAGTCCCGGGCACGTCGGACACTGAAAAGAAAGGCCCCTCCTCCGGAGAGAAAGGCGTGGATTCAGCAACAGCCTTCTCCGTATTTCTGCCCTTTTTTATGTCCACTATCTCCACCCCGAACCCAGAAAACGCTCTGGGAGGCCGGAACAGTGCTGAATCAGGGGGGATAGCTCTAACCCCGGACACCACTGGGCAGCAGCAAACCGGTATCAGAGAAAAACAATCGCCGGTACTGTCAGATATTATTAAAGCTGCCCTCGGTGCTGATGCAACCCAAGGCCGGGAAAACTCTCAGGACAAAACAGGGGTTACGGATACCCCAAACCCGGCAAACATTATAGGCAAGGCCGGGAATAAGGCACAGGAAACCTCAGCTGAAACAACTACTGAGGACGGCAAGGCAACCACAACTACATCGCTTCCGACACAGAAAGAACTCCCAGGCACGAACGCCTCTAATGCAATCTATAAGCTTAAACCTGCAAACCCTGAGGAACCAGCCCTTATCAACAATACCACAGGCCGGCAAAGAACACCTCCGAAAACAGAAGTAGAAGTACCCGGCAAAAACAATGCAACACCGGGAAAAGCGGCCTCGGTCAATCCAATGCTAAATGGCAAAACACCTGAAGATGCTTCCGGGCTTGAACCAGGACTTCACCAGAACAGGAAAGATACAGATATATCCTCCCGGACGGAGAACAGACCTAACAATGAAAACTCTTTCCTTTTTCAAAAAATTGATATTCCTGAAACAGAATCCCAACACTTAAACCGTAACTCCAGCCCCCACAAAACAGGAGAGACCATCCTTTCGGAAAAACTCCCGGAAACGTCCGGCACGCAGATAAACAAGGCAACTCCTACTCATAAAAACCCCTCCATTGAACTCACCATAGAGCCCGAAGGCCTCGGGAAGATAGATATCGAGGTCTCTGTACATGACGGCGAGGTAAGGGCTGAGTTGGGAGTTGAGAAGCTAAAGAGTCTGATGGATTTGCAGAACAACATGCCCCAGCTCTTTGACAGCCTTGCAAAAGTGGGGTTAACTCCCGGAGGCTTTTCACTCTTCCTGAAAAACAGGGGCAACAAAAAATGGATGAAGGCCCAGTATAACCAGAAGACTATAAAGGATATAGCAATAAATCCACAGAAATCAAATCATGGTAACCAGAGTCTGTACACGGTCAGTATCCGCGTATAG